One window of Campylobacter sp. RM12651 genomic DNA carries:
- a CDS encoding ATP-dependent Clp protease ATP-binding subunit — MNIQDKLTNQFNETLSQAVSLCVFNKNPNIEPFHILWAIANDSSSILNQVFNKLSIDKTAISLMLKSKADNLVKSDGVNANNVKPSNALLTSLEKAIGFALSKGDSYLSTDMWIISECDKGGICELLKDYLDLLVLKSELNALRGDRKISDKEQDDISNKELEKYTTNLVELAKSGKLDPITGRDNELERLMQILIRKSKNNPILLGEPGVGKTAIVEALAQAIANKQVPSSLANKQILSLDLAALVAGAKYRGEFEERLKNIIESVKANPNIIIFIDEIHTILGAGASEGSMDAANILKPALSRGEFKTIGATTLKEYKKYFEKDAAMQRRFQSIIVNEPSVNDAIAMLRGLKERLSAHHNVSINDKALVAAVKLSNRYIQGRFLPDKAIDLIDEAAAELKMQIESEPSALRNVKNNIVRLRVEKEALLMEGEEKNKERLKEIENELSEFSEEERKLRMKFENEQRVFAEISKKMNEINNLQNEANIAKNKGDYQKAGEIEYGKIPQVKNELENAKANWQELKQSGTLLKNEVDDEQVALILAKMTGIKVSKLLSNESEKYLNLENNLQTRVVGQDKAIKALARAVRANKAGLSDSNRPIGSFLFLGPTGVGKTELAKAIAKELFDDEKALIRFDMNEYAESYRVSNLIGSAVGYVGSDEGGQLTEAVKNRPYSVLLFDEIEKAHPEIFNIFLNMLDEGALSDNKGFRVDFKNTLIIFTSNIGAAKFVDIKNEKERNELINKELLKYFKPEFVNRLDEIVGFNALNKDLCLQIVDILLKNTSNKLAELGIGFSISENARLEILNLGYSDEYGARALKRTIYQEIDSRLSELILQGNLKSFVEVDFDKEFIFNTK, encoded by the coding sequence ATGAATATTCAAGATAAATTAACAAATCAATTTAATGAAACTTTAAGTCAAGCAGTAAGCTTATGTGTATTTAATAAAAATCCAAATATAGAACCATTTCATATTTTATGGGCTATTGCTAATGATTCAAGCTCTATTCTTAATCAAGTATTTAATAAATTATCAATAGATAAAACTGCAATTTCACTAATGCTAAAAAGCAAGGCTGATAATTTAGTAAAAAGCGATGGAGTAAATGCTAATAATGTAAAACCTAGCAATGCGCTTTTAACTTCACTTGAAAAGGCTATTGGATTTGCTTTAAGTAAAGGTGATAGCTACTTAAGCACTGATATGTGGATAATTAGTGAGTGTGATAAGGGTGGAATTTGTGAGTTATTAAAAGATTATTTAGATTTACTTGTATTAAAAAGCGAATTAAATGCTTTAAGAGGTGATAGAAAAATTAGTGACAAAGAGCAAGATGACATAAGTAATAAAGAATTAGAAAAATACACCACAAATCTAGTTGAATTAGCAAAATCAGGCAAACTTGACCCAATTACAGGAAGAGATAATGAATTAGAAAGGCTTATGCAAATCTTAATTAGAAAAAGCAAAAATAATCCTATTTTATTAGGTGAGCCAGGAGTTGGTAAAACAGCTATAGTAGAAGCTCTAGCTCAAGCAATTGCTAATAAACAAGTGCCAAGCTCTTTAGCTAATAAACAAATATTAAGTCTTGATTTAGCAGCACTTGTTGCAGGAGCAAAATACCGCGGGGAATTTGAAGAAAGACTTAAAAATATAATTGAAAGTGTAAAAGCAAATCCTAATATCATAATTTTTATTGATGAAATTCATACAATATTAGGTGCAGGTGCAAGTGAAGGAAGTATGGATGCTGCTAATATACTTAAACCTGCTTTAAGTAGGGGCGAGTTTAAAACCATTGGTGCAACCACTTTAAAAGAATATAAAAAATATTTTGAAAAAGATGCTGCAATGCAAAGAAGATTTCAAAGCATAATTGTGAATGAACCAAGCGTAAATGATGCAATAGCAATGCTTAGGGGTCTTAAAGAAAGATTAAGCGCTCATCATAATGTAAGTATTAATGATAAAGCTTTAGTAGCTGCTGTTAAGCTTAGTAATCGTTATATTCAAGGAAGATTTTTGCCTGATAAAGCAATAGATTTAATAGATGAAGCTGCGGCTGAACTTAAAATGCAAATTGAAAGTGAGCCAAGTGCTTTAAGAAATGTAAAAAATAATATCGTTAGATTAAGAGTTGAAAAAGAAGCTTTATTAATGGAAGGCGAAGAAAAAAATAAAGAAAGATTAAAAGAAATTGAAAATGAATTAAGTGAATTTAGCGAAGAAGAAAGAAAATTAAGAATGAAATTTGAAAACGAGCAAAGAGTATTTGCTGAAATTTCAAAGAAAATGAACGAGATTAATAATTTGCAAAATGAAGCAAATATTGCAAAAAATAAAGGAGATTATCAAAAAGCAGGAGAGATTGAATACGGAAAAATCCCACAAGTTAAAAATGAGCTTGAGAATGCTAAGGCAAATTGGCAAGAGTTAAAACAAAGCGGAACTTTACTTAAAAACGAAGTTGATGATGAACAAGTCGCATTAATTTTAGCAAAAATGACAGGAATAAAGGTTAGTAAATTACTAAGCAATGAGAGTGAAAAATACTTAAATCTTGAAAATAATTTACAAACTCGTGTGGTAGGACAAGATAAAGCTATAAAAGCTCTAGCTCGTGCAGTAAGGGCAAATAAAGCAGGGCTTAGTGATAGCAATCGTCCTATAGGAAGCTTTTTATTCTTAGGGCCTACAGGAGTTGGTAAAACTGAATTAGCAAAAGCAATTGCAAAAGAGCTTTTTGATGATGAAAAGGCTTTAATTCGTTTTGATATGAATGAATATGCTGAAAGTTATAGAGTAAGCAATTTAATAGGTTCTGCGGTTGGTTATGTAGGAAGTGATGAAGGCGGACAATTAACAGAAGCTGTTAAAAATAGACCTTATTCGGTGCTACTTTTTGATGAGATAGAAAAAGCTCATCCTGAGATATTTAATATATTTTTAAATATGTTAGATGAAGGAGCTTTGAGTGATAACAAAGGCTTTAGGGTTGATTTTAAAAACACTTTAATAATATTTACAAGTAATATTGGAGCAGCTAAGTTTGTAGATATTAAAAATGAAAAAGAAAGAAATGAATTAATAAATAAAGAATTATTAAAATACTTTAAACCTGAATTTGTAAATAGGCTTGATGAAATAGTAGGATTTAATGCTTTAAATAAAGATTTATGCTTACAAATTGTTGATATTTTACTTAAAAATACTAGCAATAAATTAGCTGAACTTGGAATTGGCTTTAGTATTAGTGAGAATGCAAGATTAGAAATTTTAAATCTAGGATATAGTGATGAATATGGTGCTAGAGCCTTAAAAAGAACTATATATCAAGAAATTGATTCAAGACTTAGTGAGCTTATTTTACAAGGGAATTTGAAATCTTTTGTAGAAGTTGATTTTGATAAGGAATTTATATTTAATACGAAATAA
- a CDS encoding S41 family peptidase has protein sequence MNFNKKIFLCVALGISLFAKTDEEAERQAFSKLIKTFRMIEANYVDEISIEQLVDKSLEGLLSNLDAHSAFLNEKNFKSLQESTNGEFGGLGMTLSIKDNAITVIAPIEGTPADKIGIKSGDVILKIENESTIGMNLDDAVSKMRGKPNTKINITIYRKGEKKPLDFTITRDIIKVESVYTKKIENTDFLYIRITSFDRNVVSKVKDALAINKDIKGIVIDLRNNPGGLLNQATDLLNLFIDKGILVSQKGRDESAKIDTLAIKGAAINTKIPISIIVNGGSASASEIVSGAMQDRKRAIIVGEKTFGKGSVQMIREINDKEGIKLTIAKYYLPSGRTIQAVGVTPDIIAYPGKVNTEDSGFSIKESELKKHLENELEKIDGKKENKTDKNTLTQEQINEDSQLKSAIDALKILVIKGN, from the coding sequence GTGAATTTTAATAAAAAGATATTTTTGTGTGTTGCACTTGGAATTTCGTTGTTTGCAAAAACTGATGAAGAAGCTGAAAGACAAGCATTTTCAAAGCTTATTAAAACTTTTAGAATGATTGAAGCAAATTATGTTGATGAAATCAGTATAGAGCAACTTGTGGATAAATCTTTAGAAGGATTATTGAGTAATCTTGACGCACATTCAGCATTTTTAAATGAAAAGAATTTCAAATCTTTACAAGAAAGCACAAACGGAGAATTTGGCGGTCTTGGAATGACTTTATCAATTAAAGATAATGCAATAACCGTTATTGCACCAATTGAAGGAACACCTGCTGATAAAATTGGTATAAAATCAGGCGATGTTATTTTAAAAATTGAAAATGAAAGCACGATAGGAATGAATCTTGATGACGCAGTTTCTAAAATGCGTGGCAAACCAAATACTAAGATTAATATTACAATATATAGAAAAGGCGAGAAAAAGCCACTAGATTTTACGATAACAAGAGATATTATAAAAGTTGAAAGCGTTTATACTAAAAAAATAGAAAATACAGACTTTTTATACATTAGAATTACAAGTTTTGATAGAAATGTTGTAAGTAAAGTAAAAGACGCATTAGCTATTAATAAGGATATTAAAGGGATAGTAATTGATTTAAGAAACAATCCAGGTGGTTTATTAAATCAAGCTACAGATTTATTGAATTTATTTATTGATAAAGGTATTTTAGTATCTCAAAAAGGAAGAGATGAAAGTGCTAAAATAGATACTTTAGCAATTAAAGGTGCTGCAATAAATACAAAAATACCTATTAGTATAATTGTAAATGGTGGAAGTGCAAGTGCAAGCGAAATCGTAAGTGGAGCTATGCAAGATAGAAAAAGAGCGATTATTGTTGGTGAGAAGACTTTTGGCAAAGGAAGTGTTCAAATGATTAGAGAAATCAATGATAAAGAAGGTATAAAACTAACAATTGCAAAATACTATCTACCAAGTGGAAGAACAATTCAAGCAGTAGGAGTTACTCCTGATATTATTGCGTATCCTGGTAAGGTAAATACTGAAGATAGTGGCTTTAGTATAAAAGAAAGCGAACTTAAAAAGCACCTAGAAAATGAATTAGAAAAAATTGATGGTAAAAAAGAAAACAAAACCGATAAAAATACACTAACTCAAGAGCAAATCAATGAAGATTCTCAATTAAAATCAGCAATTGATGCTTTAAAAATCTTAGTAATTAAAGGAAATTAA
- a CDS encoding SLC13 family permease, giving the protein MLFTFILSLISFVVLIIFKGIDFTYLNSLYDFISFKTLALLSMFIAVNKSLELIGAFKLLAFYVLNKITKLKTIAILLILICFFSSMLVTNDVALLCFVPFSIYLLKELKAKKFTMQIIILQTIAANLGSMLTPFGNPQNLFIFTYFHLDFLSFFKSTYIYCFISLILLFIFTINIKNKNIKLKNLIKTQINQKLFIQNLALFFISILCVSEILNIFLGFFIVFISLFIGNKNAIFKADFSLIIIFINLFIFVKNISYFISIKEFDIFYLSIFLSWIISNVPACVFLASFTNDYKELLLGVNIGSLGTLIASMASLISYKYYINSYKNKAFKYIINFTWINIVFLIILVVFKELSRI; this is encoded by the coding sequence ATGCTATTTACATTTATTCTTTCATTAATTAGTTTTGTTGTTTTAATTATTTTTAAAGGTATTGATTTTACTTATTTAAATTCTTTATATGATTTTATAAGTTTTAAGACACTTGCCCTACTTTCTATGTTTATAGCTGTTAATAAATCCTTAGAATTAATAGGAGCATTTAAGCTACTTGCCTTTTATGTATTAAACAAAATTACCAAATTAAAAACCATAGCAATTTTACTAATACTAATATGTTTTTTTAGCTCTATGTTGGTTACTAATGATGTAGCGTTGCTTTGTTTTGTGCCTTTTAGTATTTATTTATTAAAAGAATTAAAAGCGAAAAAATTTACTATGCAAATCATAATATTACAAACAATAGCAGCAAATCTTGGCTCAATGCTAACCCCATTTGGAAATCCACAAAATTTATTTATATTCACATATTTTCATTTAGATTTTTTAAGCTTTTTTAAAAGCACTTATATTTACTGCTTTATATCTTTAATATTATTATTTATTTTTACCATAAATATTAAAAACAAAAACATAAAACTAAAAAATCTTATAAAAACTCAAATAAATCAAAAATTATTTATCCAAAACCTAGCATTATTTTTCATATCAATTTTATGTGTTAGTGAAATTTTAAATATATTTTTAGGCTTTTTTATAGTTTTTATAAGCTTATTTATTGGCAATAAAAACGCAATTTTTAAAGCTGATTTTTCTCTTATTATAATTTTTATAAATCTTTTTATATTTGTAAAAAATATAAGTTATTTTATAAGTATTAAAGAATTTGATATTTTTTATCTAAGTATATTTTTATCTTGGATTATTAGTAATGTTCCTGCTTGTGTGTTTTTAGCTAGTTTTACAAATGATTATAAAGAATTATTATTAGGGGTAAATATTGGCTCATTAGGGACTTTAATAGCTTCTATGGCGAGTTTAATTTCTTATAAATACTATATTAATTCTTATAAAAATAAAGCTTTTAAATACATAATCAATTTTACTTGGATAAATATTGTATTTTTAATAATTTTAGTAGTTTTTAAAGAATTATCCCGAATTTAA
- a CDS encoding copper chaperone PCu(A)C, protein MKKILLALSLCASLFANNIEISEPYVKITPPNAKNSAIFMSIKNNSNEDIKLVDAKCDFAKNTEIHTHIHEDGMMKMIRIQDATIKANDTLELKPKSYHIMLMDIKDSIKEDTKLNLELSFSNGEKVELKDIPAKSIIHAH, encoded by the coding sequence ATGAAAAAGATATTATTAGCGTTAAGTTTATGTGCAAGTTTATTTGCAAACAACATAGAAATAAGTGAGCCTTATGTTAAAATTACCCCACCAAATGCAAAAAATTCAGCTATTTTTATGAGTATTAAAAACAACTCAAATGAAGATATAAAATTAGTTGATGCTAAATGTGATTTTGCAAAAAATACAGAAATCCACACTCATATTCACGAAGATGGTATGATGAAAATGATTAGAATACAAGACGCAACAATCAAGGCAAATGATACTTTAGAACTAAAACCAAAAAGCTATCATATTATGCTAATGGATATTAAAGATAGCATTAAAGAAGATACTAAACTTAATTTAGAACTAAGCTTTAGTAATGGCGAAAAAGTTGAATTAAAAGACATTCCAGCAAAATCAATAATTCACGCTCATTAA
- a CDS encoding SCO family protein — MKKLIIFIFLGLILTACFNNKYDFNLKGAGDKTYTLKDFKGDNLLIYFGYTLCADICPTSLAIATKALNELNRNDIKILFISLDPKRDTANDINEYVQYFYKNSLGLVPSEDELKRISKNYGVKYEYIYQDSAAEYTVAHSSSFYIIDKDGNFKGEISNLTNANVKKKISEFLGNN; from the coding sequence ATGAAAAAGCTAATTATTTTTATTTTTTTAGGATTAATCTTAACTGCTTGTTTTAATAATAAATATGATTTTAATTTAAAAGGAGCAGGTGATAAAACTTATACCCTTAAAGATTTTAAAGGAGATAATTTATTAATTTACTTTGGCTACACATTGTGTGCTGATATATGCCCTACTTCTTTAGCTATTGCCACTAAAGCTTTAAATGAATTAAATAGAAATGATATAAAAATATTATTTATTAGTCTTGACCCTAAAAGAGATACGGCAAATGATATAAATGAATATGTGCAATATTTTTATAAAAACTCACTAGGACTTGTGCCTAGCGAAGATGAGCTTAAAAGAATTTCAAAAAACTATGGGGTAAAATATGAGTATATTTATCAAGATAGTGCTGCTGAATACACCGTAGCCCATAGCTCAAGTTTTTATATAATTGATAAAGATGGTAATTTCAAAGGAGAAATAAGCAATTTAACAAATGCGAATGTTAAGAAAAAAATTAGCGAATTTTTAGGTAATAATTAA